One stretch of Poecilia reticulata strain Guanapo linkage group LG21, Guppy_female_1.0+MT, whole genome shotgun sequence DNA includes these proteins:
- the arid1b gene encoding AT-rich interactive domain-containing protein 1B isoform X4: MDASLGSDSNSSNNNPPPTGTSSQFNHYYGNGRGGPCFDQHGGQQSPGTGVTAAAHTVHGTMDQVHNSHEGYSNNSPYNHYPNYRAGYGSGGYGGMMSPSRQGNSLMGPAAANPAKAAMVAASSPAGGGGGGFQRFPGQGQQHPSGATPTLNQLLTSPSPMMRGYGGGYSDYSNPAVQQHQSGVGPAEDTGSQYGSAAAHGWGQQQRSHPGHNGPSSGRSQVAPMDPMAMKRSQLYAMSNSPYSQQQGAPYPGQPYSSPSPHRYPMGMSGRGQMALGGMQYPQQQMSSQYGQQQQQNLSFSQPGQPPYFSPPQQQPAAPSQPPYMQPCPLPPQEVPQEAYGGRGKSAAMTPGKSNQEDLSQQERPSSLPDLSRSIDDLLTGTEAAVSSGASGSGSAQGDQGTPGARSPFSPHVSPRLPPPARTGPSPSPSLSPAGSRSGPLSPTSGPGPQAGPQVSGSDVSPHSSQSAMTPDRGFPPSMQRSNQGPHFGPMSPHPAPAGPGLHGSYQQGSHSYGPPGTYPRPPHYGGTPAAGYSGPGSGPSLANSMGLNTAGPMHGQGPSTPSGRGPGPGAGGRPYMTGPGTAAPTSPNMPQAAGQGMGPPGATSSCKPPDMGPNSGPSANASLSAHSRQGSYSAMTVMRGSGGSGGPFSSSGRMTPQGPPYIAPGLGMMAADGTGSHDLKQRVELRDAVGSAPDPTKMKQDSYGSQCVAPPPSAACPMSPSPASVSSCVGEDSDGIGSPAWLRTPSSPQKPNVATMTNEKITKLYEMGGEPERRLWVDRYLSFMEDRETPVATLPAVGRKPLDLCRLYLAVRAIGGLAMVNKNKKWRELSTLLSVGTSSSSASSLKKQYIQYLFAYECKVERGEEPPPDAGAGDAKKPLQVKGQPPSPANSGSFQGPNTPQSSSSSLIDAPVDPKPPTRSSTPHNQVAPQPGNRIMGGVSVQDPFSEGSDPSFHSKRGPGPGGGPYQQGAAPTEPAMRMQYDGSKDPYGAPRKGPVPSGAMQDMFPRGPSSGPLSGMGPRPQYPYGPGYDRRLDHVMGPEGSMAPPGGQNSMGPSANEASMYPPNRFPQQRHDGFGQQYPHSMAYSSHQPLYPQQQGYKRPMEALFPAAKRHEGEAFAVQQFGSQQPDPFGPYGSGPGGFSGPERRPVPGQYQYPYGRDRQAPPQHGMTGSAPAAATDGGPQPSLWPPRTEMGFSYSRQSQGPPFPDQEGRPPQDTQWAPSHLNQCQPPFPSHSSSSSSMTPLPSRQPPSSFQATPTIPNHVTRSQSPSSFPRPPVGSLSPNGAPYLPVKKPGIPTGPPANQGLPLVYREVIFPPGSVEATPPKLKPRRRLTAKDTGTPEAWRVMMSLKSGLLAESTWALDTLNILLYDDSTVGSFSLTLLPGFLELIVEFYRRCLIQMFGILQEYEVGAQGPKTTPEEPSPLDTEGAQPEDSPQQSSKYDKRPVRVEEAGQSWEEVEQRADPSRPNGFISGLLHWQAGGGDSTAHIQTHFEPRTGDFSPPDQEQEEQSAGEEEQTGQQGGSPSEVRGQRPAPVEAQNPISLQEDEPRCWDEAPLSTAESWQDSLARRCICVSNIIRNLSFIPGNDAVLSRHPGLVLILGRLVLLHHSHPRRKRAPSTYQREEEAGRACSRDEWWWDCLAALRENTLVTLANVSGQLDLSQYPENIVLPVLDGLLHWMVCPSAEAQDPFCGASGAAALSPQRLVLECLCKLSVQDCNVDLLLATPPFSRQRQLFATLVRLVGERRSQVCREMAVAVLSNLARGEATAARAVALQKGSVGTLIGFLEDSLAVAQYQQNPHAAAAAPPEPPSINMMCRAAKALLAVASVEENRPEFVLYESRLLDISLSSALNSAVAAIMCEVLFKLSRS, from the exons atGGATGCCAGCCTGGGATCagacagcaacagcagcaacaacaacccTCCTCCGACTGGAACCAGCTCCCAGTTTAATCATTATTATGGGAATGGAAGAGGAGGGCCTTGCTTTGATCAACATGGCGGACAACAAAGCCCAGGGACTGGGGTAACAGCGGCGGCACACACGGTACACGGCACCATGGACCAGGTCCACAACTCCCACGAAGGCTACAGCAACAACAGCCCGTACAACCACTATCCGAACTACCGAGCGGGCTACGGGAGCGGCGGCTACGGGGGCATGATGAGCCCCTCACGGCAGGGGAACAGCCTGATGGGCCCGGCGGCCGCTAACCCGGCCAAAGCGGCTATGGTGGCCGCCAGTTCTCCGgctggaggaggcggaggaggattCCAGCGGTTTCCCGGACAGGGTCAGCAGCACCCCTCGGGGGCTACGCCGACTTTGAACCAGTTATTAACGTCTCCGAGCCCGATGATGCGCGGCTACGGAGGCGGATATTCAGATTACAGTAATCCCGCTGTACAGCAGCACCAGTCGGGTGTGGGGCCAGCCGAAGACACGGGCTCTCAGTACGGATCAGCAGCAGCGCATGGTTGGGGACAACAACAGAGGAGTCACCCGGGTCACAACGGACCGAGCAGCGGAAGATCTCAG GTGGCGCCGATGGACCCGATGGCGATGAAGCGCTCTCAGCTCTACGCCATGAGCAACAGCCCGTACTCccagcagcagggggcgccgtACCCTGGACAACCCTACAGCTCCCCATCGCCCCACAGATACCCCATGGGAATGTCTGGCAGGGGGCAGATGGCACTGGGAGGGATGCAGTACCCTCAGCAGCAG ATGAGCTCCCAGTAcggccagcagcagcaacagaaccTGAGCTTCAGCCAGCCGGGCCAGCCGCCGTACTTCAGCCCCCCCCAGCAGCAGCCGGCTGCCCCCAGCCAGCCGCCATACATGCAGCCCTGCCCGCTGCCGCCCCAG GAAGTTCCTCAGGAGGCATATGGGGGGCGGGGCAAGTCTGCAGCAATGACTCCTGGGAAATCGAACCAGGAGGACCTGAGCCAGCAGGAGAGGCCGTCCAGTCTGCCG gaTCTCTCCCGCTCCATCGATGACCTGCTGACCGGCACCGAGGCGGCGGTGAGTTCAGGGGCCTCCGGTTCCGGCAGCGCTCAGGGCGACCAGGGGACTCCGGGGGCCCGCTCTCCTTTCTCCCCCCACGTTTCGCCGCGCCTCCCCCCTCCGGCCCGAACGGGTCCCTCTCCGTCCCCGTCGCTGTCCCCCGCCGGGTCCCGCTCGGGGCCCCTGTCCCCCACCAGCGGTCCAG GCCCTCAGGCGGGCCCCCAGGTGTCTGGATCAGACGTCAGCCCCCACTCCTCCCAGTCGGCCATGACTCCAGACCGAG GTTTCCCTCCCTCCATGCAGCGCAGCAACCAGGGGCCACATTTCGGCCCCATGTCCCCCCACCCAGCACCGGCCGGCCCCGGGCTCCACGGCTCCTACCAGCAGGGCAGCCACTCCTACGGCCCCCCAG GTACCTACCCTCGGCCCCCTCACTACGGCGGGACCCCTGCGGCCGGCTACAGCGGCCCCGGCTCGGGCCCCAGCCTGGCTAACAGCATGGGGCTGAACACCGCCGGGCCCATGCACGGGCAGGGCCCCTCCACCCCGTCAGGCCGAGGCCCCGGGCCCGGAGCCGGGGGCCGCCCCTACATGACTGGACCCGGCACCGCGGCCCCCACTTCTCCCAACATGCCGCAGGCCGCCGGGCAGGGCATGGGGCCCCCAGGGGCCACCTCCAGCTGCAAGCCGCCAGACATGGGCCCCAACTCCGGACCGAGCGCCAACGCCTCCCTCAGCGCTCACAGCAG GCAGGGCAGCTACTCAGCTATGACAGTGATGagaggttctggaggttctggaggtccGTTCAGCAGCTCAGGCAGGATGACCCCTCAGGGCCCGCCTTACATCGCTCCAG GATTAGGGATGATGGCGGCAGACGGGACAGGAAGTCATGACCTGAAGCAGCGGGTCGAGCTCCGCGACGCCGTCGGTTCTGCTCCTGATCCAACCAAAATGAAg CAGGACAGCTACGGCTCGCAGTGTGTGGCGCCGCCGCCCAGCGCCGCCTGCCCGATGTCCCCCAGCCCGGCCAGCGTGTCGTCCTGTGTGGGGGAAGACAGCGACGGCATCGGCAGCCCCGCCTGGCTCAGGACCCCGTCCAGCCCA CAGAAGCCCAACGTGGCGACCATGACCAACGAGAAGATCACCAAGCTGTACGAGATGGGCGGCGAGCCGGAGCGCCGCCTCTGGGTCGACCGCTACCTGTCCTTCATGGAGGACAGGGAGACGCCCGTCGCCACCCTGCCGGCTGTCGGCAGGAAGCCGCTGGACCTGTGCCGGCTCTACCTGGCGGTGCGAGCCATCGGCGGCCTGGCCATG gtgaacaaaaacaagaagtggCGGGAGCTGTCGACGCTGCTGAGCGTCGGGACGTCCAGCAGCTCGGCCAGCTCCCTGAAGAAGCAGTACATCCAGTACCTGTTCGCCTACGAGTGCAAGGTGGAGCGAGGGGAGGAGCCTCCGCCCGACGCTGGCGCCGGGGACGCCAAGAAGCCCCTGCAGGTCAAGGGTCAACCGCCTTCTCCTG cGAATTCAGGCTCGTTTCAGGGCCCCAACACGCCCCAGTCCAGCAGCTCCTCCCTCATCGACGCTCCGGTAGACCCGAAGCCCCCGACCCGCTCGTCCACCCCGCACAACCAGGTGGCTCCCCAGCCTGggaacag GATCATGGGAGGCGTGAGCGTCCAGGACCCGTTCTCCGAAGGCAGCGACCCGTCCTTCCACAGCAAGCGGGGCCCGGGGCCCGGCGGGGGCCcctaccagcagggggcggctccaacagaaccagcaatGAGAATGCAATACGACGGCAGCAAAGACCCGTATGGAGCCCCGAGGAAGG GTCCGGTT CCCAGCGGTGCGATGCAGGACATGTTCCCCCGCGGACCCTCCTCCGGCCCCCTGTCGGGGATGGGGCCCAGGCCGCAGTACCCCTACGGCCCCGGCTACGATCGCAG ATTGGACCATGTGATGGGCCCAGAGGGAAGCATGGCGCCCCCTGGAGGCCAGAACAGCATGGGCCCGTCTGCCAATGAAGCCAGCATGTATCCCCCCAACAGATTCCCCCAGCAGAG GCACGATGGTTTTGGTCAGCAGTATCCGCACAGTATGGCCTACAGTTCCCATCAGCCCCTTTACCCCCAGCAGCAG GGCTACAAGCGTCCGATGGAGGCCTTGTTCCCGGCTGCGAAGCGTCATGAGGGCGAGGCGTTTGCCGTGCAGCAGTTCGGCTCCCAGCAGCCGGACCCTTTCGGCCCCTACGGATCCGGACCCGGGGGGTTTTCAGGCCCTGAGCGCCGGCCCGTCCCTGGGCAGTACCAGTACCCATACGGCCGGGACCGACAGGCCCCCCCGCAGCACGGCATGACTGGATCGGCCCCCGCGGCGGCAACGGACGGGGGGCCGCAGCCCAGCTTGTGGCCCCCCAGGACAGAGATGGGGTTCTCGTACAGCCGGCAGAGCCAGGGGCCCCCCTTCCCAGACCAGGAGGGCCGGCCCCCACAGGACACCCAGTGGGCCCCCAGTCACCTCAACCAGTGCCAACCTCCCTTCCCCTCCcactcttcttcctcttcctccatgaCCCCCCTCCCCTCCAGGCAGCCCCCCTCCTCTTTCCAGGCCACGCCCACCATCCCAAATCACGTGACCCGCTCCCAGAGCCCCTCGTCGTTCCCCCGGCCTCCGGTGGGCTCCCTGTCCCCCAACGGCGCCCCCTACCTGCCCGTTAAGAAACCAGGGATCCCCACCGGTCCCCCGGCCAATCAGGGCCTCCCCCTCGTTTACAGAGAGGTCATTTTCCCGCCCGGCTCTGTGGAGGCCACGCCCCCCAAGCTGAAACCACGGAGACGGCTAACGGCGAAGGACACAG GAACGCCGGAGGCCTGGCGGGTGATGATGTCACTGAAGTCGGGGCTCCTGGCGGAGAGCACCTGGGCGCTGGACACCCTCAACATCCTGCTGTACGACGACAGCACGGTGGGCTCGTTCAGCCTGACGCTG CTGCCCGGGTTCCTGGAGCTCATCGTGGAGTTTTATCGCCGCTGCCTCATCCAGATGTTCGGCATCCTGCAGGAGTACGAGGTCGGGGCCCAGGGCCCGAAGACGACCCCCGAGGAGCCGTCGCCGCTCGACACGGAGGGCGCCCAACCTGAGGATTCCCCTCAGCAGAGCAGCAAGTACGACAAGCGGCCAGTCAGGGTGGAGGAGGCCGGGCAGAgctgggaggaggtggagcaACGGGCCGACCCGAGCCGACCCAATGGCTTCATCAGCGGCCTGCTGCACTGGCAGGCCGGAGGAGGAGACTCCACGGCTCACATCCAGACGCACTTTGAGCCCCGAACCGGAGACTTCAGCCCCCCGGACcaggagcaggaggagcagagcGCAGGAGAGGAGGAGCAGACGGGTCAGCAAGGAG gcTCTCCatctgaggtcagaggtcaacgcCCGGCCCCGGTGGAGGCTCAGAATCCCATCAGCCTCCAGGAGGACGAGCCGCGCTGCTGGGACGAGGCGCCGCTGTCCACCGCCGAGTCGTGGCAGGACTCCCTGGCCAGACGCTGCATCTGCGTCTCCAACATCATCCGGAACCTCTCCTTCATCCCCGGCAACGACGCCGTCCTGTCGCGCCACCCTggcctggttctgatcctgggCCGGCTGGTTCTGCTGCACCACAGCCACCCGCGCAGGAAGCGGGCGCCGTCCACCTACCAACGGGAGGAGGAAGCGGGCCGGGCCTGCAGCCGCGACGAGTGGTGGTGGGACTGCCTGGCGGCGCTGCGGGAGAACACGCTGGTGACGCTGGCCAACGTGTCGGGCCAGCTGGACCTGTCGCAGTACCCCGAGAACATCGTCCTGCCGGTGCTGGACGGGCTGCTGCACTGGATGGTCTGTCCCTCCGCCGAGGCGCAGGACCCGTTCTGCGGGGCCAGCGGCGCCGCGGCGCTGTCGCCTCAGCGGCTCGTCCTGGAGTGCCTCTGCAAGCTGAGCGTCCAGGACTGCAACGTGgacctgctgctggccacgccccccttCAGCCGCCAGCGGCAGCTCTTCGCCACGCTGGTGCGCCTGGTGGGCGAGCGCCGCAGCCAGGTGTGCCGGGAGATGGCGGTGGCCGTGCTGTCCAACCTGGCGCGCGGCGAAGCCACGGCGGCCCGGGCCGTCGCCCTGCAGAAGGGCAGCGTGGGAACTCTGATCGGCTTCCTGGAGGACAGCCTGGCCGTGGCGCAGTACCAGCAGAACCCgcacgccgccgccgccgcgccgCCAGAGCCGCCCAGCATCAACATGATGTGCCGCGCGGCGAAGGCGCTGCTGGCCGTGGCGAGCGTGGAGGAGAACCGGCCGGAGTTCGTCCTGTACGAGAGCCGGCTGCTGGACATCTCGCTGTCGTCGGCCCTCAACTCGGCGGTGGCGGCCATCATGTGCGAAGTGCTGTTCAAGCTGAGCCGCTCGTGA